Proteins co-encoded in one Bradyrhizobium sp. 170 genomic window:
- a CDS encoding FkbM family methyltransferase, with protein sequence MNAKQQVKELVKDAFPSVWLQWHFMKRPKSAERELSYLEKVIPDDAVTVDVGANCGLYTRRLARLSRQVHAFEPSQQMARLLRRTSARNVSIHEIALSDHDGDAELFIPQGDDGLVYGLASLEARNDSSAKIVSAHVPIARLDAVIDQDVAFVKIDVEGHELNVLNGAVELLERCQPVFLVEAEDRHRAEATRLVFEFFRSKSYRGFFLKDNDVIGVEQFDSHRFQDAGALRPDGGRKDGRFYVNNFFFFPRHLDGESILSS encoded by the coding sequence ATGAACGCAAAGCAACAGGTCAAGGAGCTGGTGAAGGACGCGTTTCCTTCGGTCTGGCTGCAATGGCATTTCATGAAGCGCCCCAAATCGGCGGAGCGGGAACTGTCTTATCTCGAAAAGGTGATTCCCGATGATGCGGTGACGGTCGACGTCGGCGCCAATTGTGGCCTGTACACGCGGCGGCTGGCGCGCCTTTCCCGGCAAGTACATGCCTTCGAGCCTTCGCAGCAGATGGCAAGGCTGCTGCGCCGAACCTCGGCGCGGAATGTGAGTATCCACGAGATCGCGCTGTCGGACCATGACGGCGATGCCGAGCTGTTCATCCCGCAGGGCGATGACGGCCTGGTGTATGGGCTTGCTTCGCTGGAGGCGCGAAACGATTCATCGGCCAAAATAGTCTCTGCCCATGTGCCGATTGCGCGGCTTGATGCTGTGATCGATCAGGATGTGGCGTTCGTAAAGATCGACGTCGAAGGCCACGAGCTGAATGTCCTGAACGGCGCCGTCGAACTTCTGGAGCGTTGCCAGCCGGTATTTTTGGTGGAGGCGGAAGACCGCCATCGCGCCGAGGCGACACGCCTGGTGTTCGAATTCTTCCGGAGTAAATCCTATCGCGGGTTCTTCCTGAAGGACAACGACGTGATCGGCGTGGAGCAGTTCGATTCCCACAGGTTCCAGGATGCCGGCGCGCTGCGGCCGGATGGCGGCCGCAAGGATGGACGGTTCTACGTCAACAACTTCTTTTTCTTTCCTCGTCATCTCGACGGTGAATCGATATTGAGCAGCTAG
- a CDS encoding UDP-glucose/GDP-mannose dehydrogenase family protein has product MHIAMIGAGYVGLVSGACFSDFGHQVVCIDSNAEKVASLNNGEMPIHEPGLAELVARNVGQGRLSFASDLKSAVSEAEVVFIAVGTPSRRGDGHADLSYVYAAAREIAGVLPERAVVVTKSTVPVGTGDEVERIIREENPEATVAVVSNPEFLREGAAIRDFKHPDRIVIGTDDARARGVMAEVYRPLHLNASPILYTDRRTAELTKYAANSFLATKIAFINEIADLAEKVGANVQEVARGIGLDNRIGQKFLHAGPGFGGSCFPKDAMALIKTGQDNESPVRIVETVVAVNDQRKRAMARKVANAFGGNLRGKSIAVLGVTFKPDTDDMRDAPSIPLVTALQDMGAEVRIFDPVGMEQAKKVFENVTFCESAYRCARGCHALVIVTEWEQFRALDLKELSTIMACPVIVDLRNIYSPEEVERNGFLYCGVGRPKSVAY; this is encoded by the coding sequence ATGCATATAGCGATGATTGGCGCCGGCTATGTCGGGCTGGTGTCAGGGGCGTGTTTTTCCGATTTTGGGCATCAGGTCGTCTGTATCGACAGCAACGCGGAGAAGGTCGCCAGCCTCAACAACGGAGAGATGCCGATTCACGAGCCGGGACTTGCCGAGCTGGTAGCACGAAATGTCGGGCAGGGCCGCCTGTCATTTGCGAGCGACCTGAAGTCGGCGGTCAGCGAAGCGGAGGTGGTGTTCATCGCGGTCGGCACGCCGTCGCGTCGCGGTGACGGCCATGCCGATCTGTCCTATGTATATGCGGCGGCGCGCGAGATCGCGGGCGTGCTTCCGGAGCGAGCGGTGGTGGTCACCAAGTCGACGGTTCCGGTCGGCACCGGCGACGAGGTCGAGCGCATCATCCGCGAAGAGAATCCGGAAGCCACGGTGGCCGTCGTCTCGAATCCCGAGTTCTTGCGCGAGGGGGCGGCGATCCGCGACTTCAAGCATCCAGACCGGATCGTGATCGGAACGGATGACGCGCGCGCCCGCGGCGTGATGGCCGAGGTGTACCGGCCGCTTCATCTCAATGCATCGCCGATCCTCTATACCGACCGCCGCACCGCCGAACTGACGAAATATGCCGCCAACTCCTTCCTTGCCACCAAGATTGCTTTCATCAACGAGATTGCGGACCTTGCCGAAAAGGTCGGCGCCAACGTGCAGGAAGTCGCGCGCGGGATCGGCCTCGACAACCGGATCGGTCAGAAATTCCTGCACGCAGGCCCGGGCTTCGGCGGCTCCTGTTTTCCAAAGGATGCGATGGCGCTGATCAAGACCGGCCAGGATAATGAATCGCCGGTACGAATCGTGGAAACGGTGGTTGCCGTCAATGACCAGCGCAAGCGGGCGATGGCGCGCAAGGTCGCCAACGCGTTTGGCGGCAATCTGCGGGGAAAATCCATTGCGGTGCTCGGCGTAACCTTCAAGCCCGATACCGACGATATGCGTGACGCGCCGTCGATTCCGCTGGTCACCGCGCTGCAGGACATGGGAGCCGAGGTTCGGATCTTCGATCCCGTCGGCATGGAGCAGGCGAAGAAGGTGTTCGAGAACGTCACCTTCTGCGAGAGCGCCTACCGTTGCGCGAGGGGATGCCACGCGCTCGTCATCGTCACGGAATGGGAGCAGTTCCGCGCGCTCGATCTGAAGGAATTGTCCACCATCATGGCCTGCCCCGTCATCGTCGATCTGCGCAACATCTACTCCCCGGAGGAGGTGGAGCGGAACGGCTTTCTGTACTGCGGCGTTGGTCGGCCGAAATCGGTGGCGTACTGA
- a CDS encoding NAD-dependent epimerase produces MPDQAILVTGAAGFIGFHVAQRLLQSGHRVVGVDNLNSYYDPRLKAARLDILRADPRFQFEKLDVADRVAMPALFARYRFPVVIHLAAQAGVRYSLRDPHAYVDANLVGFTNILEGCRHNGCRHLLFASSSSVYGANRKLPFSVHDNVDHPISLYAASKKANELMAHSYSHLYGIPCTGLRFFTVYGPWYRPDMALFVFADAIVRGDPVKLFNGGRMLRDFTYVDDVTEALVRLIDRAPQVGQAGLGGIPDPGSSIAPWRIYNVGNNKPQELLRVLDILEQELGRKANKELLPMQPGDVPTTYADVDDLVRDVDFRPATPIEDGIHRFAAWYRSYCEA; encoded by the coding sequence ATGCCGGATCAGGCAATTCTGGTAACGGGAGCCGCGGGCTTCATCGGATTCCACGTGGCGCAGCGGCTGCTGCAGTCCGGCCACCGCGTCGTCGGGGTCGACAATCTCAATTCCTATTATGATCCGCGGCTGAAGGCGGCCCGGCTCGATATCCTCAGAGCCGACCCGCGCTTTCAGTTCGAAAAATTGGACGTGGCAGACCGCGTGGCGATGCCGGCGCTGTTCGCGCGCTATCGATTTCCCGTCGTCATCCATCTGGCCGCGCAGGCGGGCGTGCGATATTCGCTGAGAGATCCACACGCCTATGTCGACGCCAATCTGGTCGGCTTCACCAATATTCTGGAGGGATGCCGGCACAATGGCTGCCGTCATTTGCTGTTCGCGTCCTCGTCGTCTGTCTACGGGGCCAACCGGAAGCTGCCGTTCTCGGTACACGACAACGTGGACCATCCGATCAGCCTCTATGCCGCGAGCAAGAAGGCCAACGAGTTGATGGCGCATTCGTACAGCCATCTCTACGGGATACCCTGCACCGGCTTGCGGTTCTTCACGGTGTACGGCCCCTGGTATCGCCCCGACATGGCGCTGTTCGTGTTTGCGGACGCGATCGTCCGCGGCGATCCGGTCAAGTTGTTCAACGGCGGCCGGATGCTTCGCGACTTCACGTATGTGGACGACGTGACGGAAGCTTTGGTCCGCCTGATCGACCGTGCGCCGCAGGTCGGGCAGGCCGGGCTGGGCGGAATTCCAGACCCGGGATCGAGCATCGCCCCCTGGCGCATCTACAATGTCGGCAACAACAAGCCGCAGGAATTGCTGCGTGTGCTCGATATCCTCGAACAGGAGCTCGGGCGCAAGGCCAACAAGGAACTGCTGCCGATGCAGCCGGGCGACGTGCCGACGACCTATGCCGATGTCGATGACCTCGTACGTGACGTGGATTTTCGCCCGGCGACCCCGATCGAGGACGGCATCCACAGGTTTGCGGCCTGGTATCGCAGTTATTGTGAGGCTTGA
- a CDS encoding sugar transferase, with amino-acid sequence MASIVTANFDRNNVTPIRRERTQISVRPVEFAGGGTHRAYRGRRRSRRAARTEPSSSIAKRVFDIAAAGGALLFFAPLLIAIAVAIKTTSPGPVLFFQYRYGYRNRRFKIYKFRTMRNDAGDVRGVRQTVQGDARVTPVGRILRKTSLDEIPQLINVIKGDMSLVGPRPHVPGMLAADLPYEDLVPYYFQRHTARPGITGLAQVSGCRGSTAEFGPAVSRIDYDLHYIEQWSLRMDVMIIIRTIRKEFLSGSGF; translated from the coding sequence ATGGCCTCGATCGTGACAGCCAACTTCGATCGGAACAACGTCACGCCGATTCGGAGAGAGCGGACTCAGATTTCGGTCCGTCCTGTCGAGTTTGCCGGCGGCGGTACGCATCGTGCGTATCGAGGCCGCCGGCGTTCGCGCCGTGCCGCGCGGACTGAGCCGTCGTCGTCGATCGCAAAGCGCGTCTTCGACATCGCCGCGGCAGGCGGCGCATTGCTGTTTTTCGCGCCTCTCCTGATTGCGATTGCCGTGGCGATCAAGACGACGTCGCCGGGCCCGGTGCTGTTCTTTCAATACCGCTACGGCTATCGAAACCGCCGCTTCAAGATCTACAAGTTCCGCACCATGCGTAACGATGCCGGTGATGTGCGCGGCGTAAGGCAGACGGTCCAGGGCGATGCGCGCGTGACGCCGGTGGGGCGAATTCTGCGCAAGACCAGCCTCGATGAGATTCCGCAACTGATCAACGTGATCAAGGGCGACATGTCGCTGGTCGGGCCGCGGCCGCACGTTCCGGGAATGCTGGCCGCGGATCTGCCCTACGAAGACCTCGTGCCATATTATTTTCAGCGCCATACGGCGCGGCCCGGTATTACCGGGCTCGCGCAGGTCAGCGGCTGCAGGGGCAGCACGGCCGAGTTCGGGCCTGCGGTCTCGCGGATTGATTACGACCTGCATTACATCGAGCAGTGGTCACTGCGCATGGACGTCATGATCATCATCCGCACGATCCGCAAGGAATTCCTGTCGGGAAGCGGATTCTGA
- a CDS encoding helix-turn-helix domain-containing protein, with product MNEPATSGRFGPCQSHQSWATLEDHKPDLVRTMPISVSTDPIRPTERTAYWTEAICRSFANVETRPLGSAIVSGHFEFVEIGDAKLVRFDSSPQCYTRDARLVSRAGSDEFMFDFQRRGRSAMVQAGNEGTIDPGYGVLYDARRPFEDRLFGPEQRAELLIATVPAASLLRSIPEAERLCAKPIPLSGTVARSIAALVRDAISSSSAPAKQDAPDIAAYLSALLHLAVGASHQLTRPGLFGLIDIHLRANIASARPAPALAAQFGISERTFHRIFADRETTFERHVLHLRVELFRNLLRQKSLTGTSIARLAHQCGFADAAHATRTFKNRFGATPRDFREGAPAGP from the coding sequence TTGAATGAACCTGCCACGTCCGGCCGGTTCGGCCCTTGCCAGAGCCACCAATCCTGGGCGACGCTGGAGGACCACAAACCGGATCTCGTTCGCACGATGCCCATCAGCGTCTCCACCGACCCGATCCGTCCGACCGAGCGGACCGCCTATTGGACCGAGGCGATCTGCCGGTCATTCGCCAATGTCGAGACCAGGCCGCTCGGCTCTGCGATCGTCAGTGGCCACTTCGAGTTCGTCGAGATCGGCGACGCCAAGCTTGTCCGCTTCGATAGCAGCCCGCAATGCTACACCCGCGACGCCAGGCTCGTGAGCCGGGCCGGCTCCGACGAATTCATGTTCGATTTCCAGCGCCGCGGGCGAAGCGCGATGGTGCAAGCCGGCAACGAAGGTACGATCGATCCGGGATACGGCGTGCTCTACGATGCACGACGCCCGTTCGAGGACCGGCTGTTCGGTCCCGAGCAACGCGCGGAATTGCTGATCGCGACGGTGCCCGCCGCGTCCCTGTTGCGATCCATTCCCGAGGCGGAGCGGCTTTGTGCAAAACCCATCCCCTTGTCCGGAACGGTGGCCCGCTCGATTGCCGCCCTGGTCCGCGACGCAATCTCCAGTTCATCCGCGCCGGCCAAACAGGACGCGCCTGATATCGCGGCCTATCTATCGGCCCTGCTGCACCTTGCCGTCGGCGCCAGCCATCAACTCACCCGCCCGGGTCTGTTTGGTCTGATCGACATCCATCTAAGGGCAAATATCGCCAGCGCCCGGCCTGCGCCGGCGCTTGCCGCCCAATTCGGCATCTCCGAGCGGACGTTTCATCGCATCTTTGCCGACCGCGAAACCACATTCGAACGGCATGTTCTTCATCTGCGCGTCGAGCTGTTTCGAAATCTGCTGCGGCAGAAATCACTGACCGGGACTTCGATCGCGAGACTTGCGCATCAGTGCGGCTTCGCCGATGCCGCCCACGCGACCCGCACATTCAAGAACAGATTTGGCGCCACGCCGCGAGACTTTCGCGAAGGGGCGCCGGCCGGGCCTTAG
- a CDS encoding FAD-binding oxidoreductase, giving the protein MHAMKRDEGREALSQLQRKLGAQAVLLGADVPARNGNDWSASLPQTPLAVVRPVDAAGVSDAVLACRKAGLCYVPQGGLTGLCRGASPEAGWVAISLERMVGIEEIDPASATMTVRAGTSLETIQKAADERGMFFPLDLGSRGSCAIGGNLSTNAGGNRVIRYGMTRELVLGLEVVLPDGTIMTSLNKLIKNNAGYDLKHLFIGSEGTLGIITRVVLKLFPKPRSTMAALCAVPDYAAVLALLNEARSGLGPLLSAFEVMWPDYWDVITTRAGVRSPVGTGHGLYVLVEAQGTDEATDAPRFEAWLADLLERGMLSDAAVSQSVAQTQGFWAVRDICSEFGQVLGPHIPYDIGLAVAGMDEFVRRCKAALASGIPGCDSVYYGHIGDGNLHLVSWVPGLSVDQQPKEEMDQIVYGLVREMGGSVSAEHGIGTLKKKWLGHARSEAEIALMRTLKAALDPDRLLNPGKVI; this is encoded by the coding sequence ATGCACGCCATGAAACGCGACGAAGGCCGGGAAGCGCTCAGCCAGTTGCAGCGGAAGCTCGGCGCCCAGGCCGTTCTGCTCGGCGCCGACGTGCCGGCACGCAATGGCAACGACTGGAGCGCAAGCCTGCCGCAGACTCCGCTCGCCGTCGTGCGCCCGGTCGATGCCGCCGGCGTATCTGACGCGGTTCTCGCCTGCCGAAAGGCCGGACTGTGTTACGTGCCACAGGGTGGACTGACCGGTCTGTGCCGCGGCGCTTCGCCGGAGGCCGGCTGGGTCGCGATCTCGCTGGAACGCATGGTCGGCATCGAGGAAATCGATCCGGCGAGTGCCACCATGACGGTGCGGGCCGGGACGTCGCTCGAGACCATTCAGAAGGCGGCCGACGAACGCGGCATGTTTTTTCCGCTCGATCTCGGTTCGCGAGGTTCTTGTGCGATCGGTGGCAATCTTTCCACCAATGCCGGCGGCAATCGCGTCATTCGATACGGCATGACGCGCGAACTGGTGCTCGGTCTCGAGGTGGTACTGCCCGACGGCACCATCATGACCAGCCTCAACAAGCTCATCAAGAACAACGCCGGCTACGACCTGAAGCATCTCTTCATCGGGTCGGAGGGCACGCTCGGTATCATCACCCGCGTGGTGCTCAAGCTGTTTCCAAAACCGCGTTCGACGATGGCCGCGCTCTGCGCCGTTCCGGATTATGCGGCGGTGCTCGCGCTCCTGAACGAAGCGCGCAGCGGGCTCGGTCCGCTGCTATCCGCTTTCGAAGTGATGTGGCCCGACTACTGGGACGTGATCACGACGCGCGCGGGCGTCCGCTCGCCGGTCGGCACCGGTCACGGCCTCTATGTACTGGTCGAGGCGCAGGGCACCGACGAGGCAACCGATGCGCCGCGGTTCGAGGCCTGGCTTGCGGACCTCCTGGAACGCGGGATGCTGAGCGATGCGGCGGTGTCGCAATCGGTCGCGCAGACGCAAGGTTTCTGGGCGGTGCGTGACATCTGTTCGGAATTCGGCCAGGTGCTCGGCCCGCACATCCCCTACGATATCGGCCTCGCCGTCGCGGGCATGGACGAATTCGTCCGGCGCTGCAAGGCAGCGCTTGCATCCGGCATTCCCGGTTGCGACAGCGTCTATTACGGGCATATCGGCGACGGCAATCTGCACCTGGTGTCGTGGGTGCCGGGACTCTCCGTCGACCAACAGCCGAAGGAAGAAATGGACCAGATCGTCTACGGCCTGGTCCGCGAGATGGGCGGCAGCGTCTCGGCCGAGCACGGCATCGGAACGCTAAAGAAGAAGTGGCTCGGGCATGCCCGCAGTGAAGCCGAGATTGCGCTGATGCGCACGCTGAAGGCTGCGCTTGATCCCGATCGCCTCCTCAATCCGGGAAAAGTGATCTGA
- a CDS encoding mannose-1-phosphate guanylyltransferase/mannose-6-phosphate isomerase: protein MIEPHGRIVPVLLSGGAGSRLWPLSRETYPKQLLSLLGENTLLQQTALRVDDRSLFTEPMVIANGEHRFAIGEQLRAVGVDRPTIVLEPFGRNTAPAVAVAALLASESDPDAVILAMPVDHWVRDHAAFRAAISTGVTAARYGRFVLFGVRPSSAATGFGYIRMGDELDAASSIRNVAGFVEKPDLVTVERLLACDEHVWNSGIFLLPARQFIDELAHRAPEVLAACRKALTGATRDLDFLRLEEQAFEACPTISMDYAIMEKTDNAVVVPATFDWSDVGSWSALWSMAEKDPSGNVVIGDAVMEDTSGCYVRGDGQLVAALGVEDLVIATSPDVVLVTSRKRDQDVGKLVERLKANGHRSATQTHSVHRPWGYYQSIHAGERFQVKRITVNPGAKLSLQKHYHRAEHWVVVNGTAIVTRDDEEILLRENESIFVPLGCMHRLENPGKVPLNLIEVQSGSYLGEDDIVRVQDIYDRV from the coding sequence ATGATCGAGCCGCACGGCCGAATCGTACCCGTTCTCCTGTCAGGCGGCGCCGGCTCGCGGCTGTGGCCGCTGTCGCGCGAGACCTACCCCAAGCAGCTGCTCTCGCTGCTCGGCGAAAACACCCTGCTGCAGCAGACGGCGTTGCGCGTCGACGACCGTTCGCTGTTTACTGAGCCGATGGTGATCGCAAACGGTGAGCATCGTTTCGCGATCGGCGAGCAGTTGCGCGCGGTGGGCGTCGATCGTCCAACCATCGTGCTCGAGCCGTTCGGAAGGAATACCGCGCCTGCGGTTGCGGTTGCAGCGTTGCTCGCCAGCGAAAGCGATCCGGACGCCGTGATCCTGGCGATGCCGGTCGATCACTGGGTGCGCGATCACGCCGCGTTTCGCGCCGCGATATCGACGGGCGTCACGGCCGCGCGGTACGGCCGCTTCGTTCTGTTCGGCGTTCGGCCTTCATCGGCGGCGACCGGGTTCGGCTATATCCGGATGGGCGACGAACTGGACGCTGCTTCCTCCATTCGCAACGTGGCCGGCTTCGTCGAGAAGCCGGATCTGGTGACGGTCGAGCGCCTGCTGGCCTGCGACGAGCATGTCTGGAACAGCGGCATATTCCTGCTGCCAGCGCGCCAGTTCATCGACGAATTGGCGCATCGGGCGCCGGAGGTTCTCGCCGCCTGCCGCAAGGCGCTGACGGGCGCGACCCGCGATCTCGATTTTCTTCGCCTCGAGGAGCAGGCGTTCGAGGCCTGCCCGACCATCTCGATGGACTACGCGATCATGGAAAAGACCGACAATGCGGTCGTCGTTCCCGCGACCTTCGACTGGAGCGATGTCGGAAGCTGGTCGGCGTTGTGGTCGATGGCGGAAAAGGATCCGTCGGGCAATGTGGTGATTGGCGATGCGGTGATGGAAGACACCTCCGGCTGCTATGTCCGCGGCGACGGCCAACTGGTCGCAGCGCTCGGCGTCGAGGATCTCGTCATCGCTACCTCGCCTGATGTGGTGCTGGTGACCAGCCGGAAGCGCGACCAGGATGTCGGAAAGCTGGTCGAGCGTCTGAAGGCAAACGGCCATCGGTCGGCGACCCAGACCCACAGCGTCCATCGGCCCTGGGGCTATTATCAGTCGATCCATGCCGGGGAGCGGTTTCAGGTCAAGCGGATTACCGTCAATCCCGGCGCCAAGCTGTCGCTGCAGAAACATTATCACCGCGCCGAACACTGGGTCGTGGTGAACGGCACCGCGATTGTCACGCGCGACGACGAAGAAATCCTGCTGCGCGAGAACGAATCGATCTTCGTTCCCCTGGGATGCATGCATCGCCTGGAGAATCCCGGAAAGGTTCCGCTCAATCTGATCGAGGTCCAGTCCGGCAGCTATCTCGGGGAGGACGACATCGTTCGCGTACAGGACATCTATGACCGCGTCTGA
- a CDS encoding dihydrodipicolinate synthase family protein, giving the protein MTDAIRGFWVATPTPLSADDSVDHLRLARHVFQLFAKKVDGVVLFGTTGEGTSFSAAERLATVEALLKAGIPASRMGLGSGFPALTDSVALTRSALGLGLRHMLLLPPYFYRDASAEGIEDAFAAILDDVADDRLRATLYHIPQTSGVGVPASVAASLRAHYGEIVAGLKDSSADFKQFQAFRAAAPDLAITVGNEVDIARAMAQGGAGTICGLGNIVPHLVRAMLDGGDAEPQMRAVLSVIADLPFTPALKAILAEQTGDAGWLRVRAPLRAAPDGAALTAKLDSLSRAVAA; this is encoded by the coding sequence ATGACCGATGCGATCCGTGGCTTTTGGGTAGCGACGCCGACGCCGCTGTCGGCCGACGACTCGGTGGATCATCTCCGGCTGGCGCGACATGTGTTCCAATTGTTCGCGAAGAAGGTCGACGGCGTGGTGCTGTTTGGTACTACCGGCGAGGGGACGTCGTTCAGCGCGGCGGAACGGCTTGCAACCGTCGAAGCGCTTTTGAAGGCAGGCATCCCGGCGTCACGCATGGGTCTAGGCAGCGGCTTTCCGGCCTTGACCGATAGCGTCGCGCTCACCCGCTCGGCGCTGGGTCTGGGATTGAGACATATGTTGTTGTTGCCGCCTTATTTCTATCGTGACGCGAGTGCGGAAGGCATCGAGGACGCGTTCGCCGCCATATTGGATGACGTCGCCGACGATCGGCTGCGAGCCACGCTCTATCATATTCCGCAGACCTCGGGCGTCGGCGTGCCGGCGTCGGTGGCGGCCAGTCTCCGTGCGCATTACGGAGAGATCGTCGCGGGCCTCAAGGACAGCAGCGCCGATTTCAAACAGTTTCAGGCGTTTCGCGCCGCTGCGCCGGATCTGGCGATCACCGTGGGCAACGAGGTCGATATCGCCCGCGCGATGGCGCAGGGCGGCGCCGGCACGATCTGTGGCCTTGGCAACATCGTCCCCCATCTGGTCCGGGCCATGCTGGATGGCGGAGACGCGGAGCCGCAGATGCGCGCCGTGCTCTCGGTCATCGCCGACCTGCCGTTTACGCCAGCGCTCAAGGCTATCCTCGCCGAGCAGACCGGCGATGCCGGCTGGCTGCGGGTCCGCGCGCCACTGCGCGCAGCACCCGACGGCGCCGCGCTTACGGCAAAGCTGGATTCGCTGTCGCGGGCCGTTGCCGCTTGA
- a CDS encoding GntR family transcriptional regulator — protein MKSFKLDTPKSLSQKVMLRLRQAIIEGELELGSIIAEEMLAQSFGVSRTPVREAMSLLQAQGLVVVKPQVGSFVFTPSAADIDELCTFRILIEPKAAELAYRHDRDGALKALTAAVADMKQAVAAKDTLAYGSADTAFHDALFVHCGNHYLMQSYQLIAGRTAALRTNLSSPIDVQTPASFDQHRELLDLFERGKFEGFTKLMTVHITNSGHAYAHALEVA, from the coding sequence ATGAAATCATTCAAGCTCGATACGCCAAAATCGCTGTCGCAGAAGGTGATGCTGCGGTTGCGTCAGGCGATCATCGAAGGCGAATTGGAACTCGGCTCCATCATCGCCGAGGAGATGCTCGCGCAATCCTTTGGCGTCAGCCGCACGCCGGTTCGCGAAGCCATGAGCCTGCTGCAGGCGCAGGGGCTCGTCGTGGTGAAGCCGCAGGTCGGCAGCTTCGTCTTCACACCGAGCGCCGCCGACATCGACGAGCTCTGCACCTTCCGTATCCTGATCGAGCCCAAGGCGGCCGAACTCGCCTATCGGCATGACCGCGACGGCGCGCTGAAAGCGCTGACGGCGGCAGTCGCGGACATGAAGCAGGCGGTGGCGGCAAAGGATACGCTCGCCTACGGCTCGGCGGACACCGCATTCCACGACGCCCTGTTTGTCCATTGCGGCAATCATTATTTGATGCAGTCCTATCAACTCATCGCAGGGCGGACCGCCGCGCTGCGCACCAATTTGAGTTCGCCGATCGACGTCCAGACGCCGGCGTCATTCGATCAGCACCGCGAGTTGCTTGATCTGTTCGAGCGCGGGAAGTTCGAAGGCTTTACGAAACTGATGACGGTGCACATCACCAATTCCGGCCACGCCTACGCGCACGCCCTGGAAGTGGCGTGA